A single genomic interval of Scylla paramamosain isolate STU-SP2022 chromosome 12, ASM3559412v1, whole genome shotgun sequence harbors:
- the LOC135105937 gene encoding protein ERGIC-53-like isoform X2 encodes MELWWSLTLLLSLISVGRCQKPHKRFEYKFSFKGPYLAQKDNQVPFWHYSGNAIASEESVRITPSLRSQKGQIWTKNPTNFEWWEVEFVFRVTGRGRIGADGLALWFTDKPGGEGPVFGSTDKWNGLGVFFDSFDNDNKRNNPYVMAMVNDGTKVYDHEHDGLSQQLGGCLRDFRNKPFPVRAKVEYYHNVFTLMIHSGMTNNEKDYEICMRAENVHLPPSGHFGVSAATGGLADDHDVLKFLVSSLRSPEEMALLQVNQEEEEKFRQEFQEYQEKTKKARDEYIAQNPDHEKKDEEYESWEQRELRQIYLGQSQIHEVIRQLHMKMDEIIGRQERTLGLVSAVHTGMGGGQVAPAGGQVPPPPPPALPGDTIRRHEVDSILNNQRDIVQTARDIKSFVTEIHQKSNQLLGNNQKPQGTVQPVGYDLHVTLNEMKEGLNIVKRDLGNANQRLAQGGGGACPSISCVSTTVFMVFMVLQVVLLIGYIMYRDSKEAQAKKFY; translated from the exons ATGGAGCTATGGTGGAGCCTCACTCTTCTCTTGTCTCTAATATCCGTGGGCCGCTGTCAAAAACCCCACAAACGATTCGAATATAAGTTCAGCTTTAAGGGGCCTTACCTGGCACAGAAGGACAACCAGGTACCCTTTTGGCACTACTCTGGCA ATGCCATTGCTAGTGAGGAAAGTGTTCGAATCACACCATCTTTACGCAGTCAGAAGGGGCAGATATGGACGAAAAACCCAACGAATTTCGAGTGGTGGGAGGTGGAGTTTGTCTTCCGAGTGACAGGCAGAGGCAGAATTGGTGCTGATGGTTTG GCATTGTGGTTTACTGACAAGCCAGGTGGCGAGGGTCCTGTATTTGGCAGCACAGATAAGTGGAATGGCCTTGGAGTTTTCTTTGATTCCTTTGACAATGACAACAAGAGGAACAACCCTTATGTGATGGCCATGGTCAACGATGGTACAAAAGTTTATGACCATGAACA tgACGGCCTCAGCCAGCAATTAGGAGGGTGTCTGCGAGACTTCAGAAACAAACCTTTCCCAGTCAGGGCGAAAGTAGAGTATTACCACAACGTCTTTACG CTCATGATTCACAGTGGTATGACCAATAATGAGAAGGACTATGAGATCTGCATGCGTGCCGAGAATGTCCACCTCCCGCCCTCTGGCCACTTTGGAGTGTCTGCAGCCACTGGAGGCTTGGCTGATGACCACGAT GTTCTCAAGTTCTTGGTGTCTTCACTACGCTCCCCTGAGGAAATGGCACTCCTGCAAGtcaaccaggaggaggaagagaaattccGGCAGGAGTTCCAGGAGTACCAGGAGAAGACCAAAAAGGCCCGTGACGA gTATATAGCTCAGAATCCTGACCatgagaagaaggatgaagaatatGAGTCCTGGGAACAAAGGGAATTGCGACAGATATATTTGGGACAGAGTCAG ATACATGAAGTTATAAGACAGCTCCATatgaaaatggatgaaataatCGGTCGACAAGAACGAACCCTTGGCTTGGTGTCAGCTGTTCACACAGGAATGGGTG gtggACAAGTAGCACCTGCAGGAGGACAGGtgccaccccctcctcctccagcactacCAGGAGACACCATCCGCCGCCATGAAGTGGACTCCATCCTCAACAATCAGCGAGACATTGTCCAAACTGCCAGAGACATCAA GAGCTTTGTCACAGAGATCCACCAGAAGAGCAATCAACTGCTGGGCAATAACCAGAAGCCCCAGGGAACAGTGCAGCCTGTTGGATACGACTTGCATGTCACGCTcaatgagatgaaagaaggCCTGAACATTGTGAAG AGAGACTTGGGAAATGCCAACCAGAGACtagcacaaggaggaggaggggcatgtCCATCCATCAGCTGTGTGTCAACAACTGTGTTTATGGTCTTCATGGTCCTGCAGGTGGTGCTTCTTATTGGCTACATCATGTATAG aGATAGTAAAGAAGCTCAAGCCAAGAAGTTCTACTGA
- the LOC135105937 gene encoding protein ERGIC-53-like isoform X1 gives MELWWSLTLLLSLISVGRCQKPHKRFEYKFSFKGPYLAQKDNQVPFWHYSGNAIASEESVRITPSLRSQKGQIWTKNPTNFEWWEVEFVFRVTGRGRIGADGLALWFTDKPGGEGPVFGSTDKWNGLGVFFDSFDNDNKRNNPYVMAMVNDGTKVYDHEHDGLSQQLGGCLRDFRNKPFPVRAKVEYYHNVFTLKTQNIEYDYIKMQEEDLQEGPQSTKSPNDHGEVTAQPAIQEEPTAVVSSHHDEGHDLLESDAPSEKSFTTEAIDAGYTLVEAIHDIAEEELSEGWGWFGAGSSDEPIVTTSAPPISYLNTTTKVEKRRRKRQRKRGGKKKKNVRKTSPGLMIHSGMTNNEKDYEICMRAENVHLPPSGHFGVSAATGGLADDHDVLKFLVSSLRSPEEMALLQVNQEEEEKFRQEFQEYQEKTKKARDEYIAQNPDHEKKDEEYESWEQRELRQIYLGQSQIHEVIRQLHMKMDEIIGRQERTLGLVSAVHTGMGGGQVAPAGGQVPPPPPPALPGDTIRRHEVDSILNNQRDIVQTARDIKSFVTEIHQKSNQLLGNNQKPQGTVQPVGYDLHVTLNEMKEGLNIVKRDLGNANQRLAQGGGGACPSISCVSTTVFMVFMVLQVVLLIGYIMYRDSKEAQAKKFY, from the exons ATGGAGCTATGGTGGAGCCTCACTCTTCTCTTGTCTCTAATATCCGTGGGCCGCTGTCAAAAACCCCACAAACGATTCGAATATAAGTTCAGCTTTAAGGGGCCTTACCTGGCACAGAAGGACAACCAGGTACCCTTTTGGCACTACTCTGGCA ATGCCATTGCTAGTGAGGAAAGTGTTCGAATCACACCATCTTTACGCAGTCAGAAGGGGCAGATATGGACGAAAAACCCAACGAATTTCGAGTGGTGGGAGGTGGAGTTTGTCTTCCGAGTGACAGGCAGAGGCAGAATTGGTGCTGATGGTTTG GCATTGTGGTTTACTGACAAGCCAGGTGGCGAGGGTCCTGTATTTGGCAGCACAGATAAGTGGAATGGCCTTGGAGTTTTCTTTGATTCCTTTGACAATGACAACAAGAGGAACAACCCTTATGTGATGGCCATGGTCAACGATGGTACAAAAGTTTATGACCATGAACA tgACGGCCTCAGCCAGCAATTAGGAGGGTGTCTGCGAGACTTCAGAAACAAACCTTTCCCAGTCAGGGCGAAAGTAGAGTATTACCACAACGTCTTTACG CTCAAGACTCAGAACATTGAGTATGATTACATTAAAATGCAAGAAGAAGACCTTCAGGAAGGCCCACAAAGCACAAAGTCCCCAAATGATCATGGTGAGGTCACTGCACAGCCTGCCATTCAGGAAGAACCCACTGCAGTGGTGTCCAGTCACCATGATGAAGGCCACGACCTTCTTGAGAGTGATGCACCAAGTGAGAAAAGCTTTACCACAGAAGCTATAGATGCTGGATATACATTAGTAGAGGCCATTCATGATATAGCTGAGGAGGAGCTGTCTGAAGGTTGGGGATGGTTTGGGGCTGGCAGCAGTGATGAGCCCATTGTAACCACTTCTGCTCCTCCCATTTCGTATTTAAACACTACTACCAAAGTTGAGAAGAGGCGAAGGAAGAGgcaaaggaaaaggggaggaaaaaagaagaaaaacgtgcGGAAGACTTCTCCAGGG CTCATGATTCACAGTGGTATGACCAATAATGAGAAGGACTATGAGATCTGCATGCGTGCCGAGAATGTCCACCTCCCGCCCTCTGGCCACTTTGGAGTGTCTGCAGCCACTGGAGGCTTGGCTGATGACCACGAT GTTCTCAAGTTCTTGGTGTCTTCACTACGCTCCCCTGAGGAAATGGCACTCCTGCAAGtcaaccaggaggaggaagagaaattccGGCAGGAGTTCCAGGAGTACCAGGAGAAGACCAAAAAGGCCCGTGACGA gTATATAGCTCAGAATCCTGACCatgagaagaaggatgaagaatatGAGTCCTGGGAACAAAGGGAATTGCGACAGATATATTTGGGACAGAGTCAG ATACATGAAGTTATAAGACAGCTCCATatgaaaatggatgaaataatCGGTCGACAAGAACGAACCCTTGGCTTGGTGTCAGCTGTTCACACAGGAATGGGTG gtggACAAGTAGCACCTGCAGGAGGACAGGtgccaccccctcctcctccagcactacCAGGAGACACCATCCGCCGCCATGAAGTGGACTCCATCCTCAACAATCAGCGAGACATTGTCCAAACTGCCAGAGACATCAA GAGCTTTGTCACAGAGATCCACCAGAAGAGCAATCAACTGCTGGGCAATAACCAGAAGCCCCAGGGAACAGTGCAGCCTGTTGGATACGACTTGCATGTCACGCTcaatgagatgaaagaaggCCTGAACATTGTGAAG AGAGACTTGGGAAATGCCAACCAGAGACtagcacaaggaggaggaggggcatgtCCATCCATCAGCTGTGTGTCAACAACTGTGTTTATGGTCTTCATGGTCCTGCAGGTGGTGCTTCTTATTGGCTACATCATGTATAG aGATAGTAAAGAAGCTCAAGCCAAGAAGTTCTACTGA
- the LOC135105940 gene encoding dynein axonemal assembly factor 6-like, with protein MSTSELDVQALAALLYPRGEEEDDYEEQSPTKSVTPADLGTNSFKVKQDQHFRQPATDTPGLSSMTHEDAWKEELDDSIISDPRPQPQYEVTFRERVTPSQVCLPISMGKTGEEDIVVRVELPGELLTEVTLEVTSTTLNLASPTYYLHLPLPRPVNQRKGVATWDPTAHTLVVTLPTVHATALLQPSTK; from the exons ATGAGCACAAGTGAGCTGGATGTGCAGGCACTGGCCGCCCTCCTCTATCCTCGcggtgaagaggaagatgattatGAGGAGCAAAGTCCTACAAAAA GTGTTACTCCTGCTGACCTGGGGACCAATTCCTTCAAAGTGAAGCAAGACCAACACTTCAGACAGCCTGCCACTGACACACCTGGACTCTCATCCATGACACATGAGG ATGCATGGAAGGAAGAACTGGATGATAGTATTATCAGTGATCCTCGCCCTCAACCGCAGTATGAAGTGACCTTCAGGGAGCGAGTTACTCCCAGTCAAGTGTGTCTTCCG ATCAGCATGGGGAAAACAGGTGAAGAAGATATAGTGGTTCGAGTTGAGTTGCCTGGGGAGCTTCTGACTGAGGTCACTCTGGAAGTTACATCCACCACTCTGAACTTGGCTTCTCCCACCTACTACCTCCATCTACCACTTCCTCGTCCAGTCAACCAACGCAAAGGAGTGGCAACCTGGGACCCAACTGCACACACTCTTGTTGTCACCCTGCCAACAGTACATGCCACAGCACTCCTTCAACCATCCACAAAATAA